TCCTGTCCTTAGTGACAATACTCGATTGCTCTCGATCGAAGCCGCTGAAGAGTTGATACAAGAAAAACCGGTTTACAAATTTGTAAAAAACAGATTCCTGGCCAGGATTTTGCCAGAATCTGCGGAGGTTGAATCTGCAATATCCTTGGCTGATTCTGCGCATACTGATTTAATTTCCGAACTTTATGAAAATATGCTAGCGTCTCAAGAGTCAATAAGAGTGCTTCAAAATGTATGGCAAAATTTTGCCCCACAATACTTCGATGAACTGGATGAAAAATCGGCAGCGGAAAGTGTATTTATCGAAAATGGACTGTTTGCTGATATGGTCGATGCTGCTGTCAAAGAAAACAAAAGTGAGATGAAGTTGCTTACTGTCACTTATGGATCAAACCGAGAATTGAGTAATAGCTTACCAAGCAGCAAGCGAAGTGTAATTATCATCAATAATTTTGTGAACGATTTTTTAGCCAAACTTAATTTTGCCGGAAAAAAAGCTGCTATAAAAGAATCCGTTAAGACACCGGATAAACCGGTTGTTGTGGATCCTATTAAGCAATTAATTCAGGATTTTGGAATACAAAGCCGTCAACAAGTACAGAAATCAAGACGCATGGGTTCTGAAGCTGTCAAAGAAAAAGTAGATCAGCAAATTATGCAAATTGAGCGGTTGATACAGCAGAATAATATTCAACGAACTGATAGTTATTTGTTCGATCTGGTTAAATTCCAACTGGAACATGGTAAGAAAGAGTTCTTAGCAATGACACTCTGCAACCTTGCCAAAACAGCAATGGATTTAAACGATCTTGCTACAGCGGAGAGATTGATTACTTATGCCGGTTTGCTTGGTGTAGAAGATCCGGTTATCCCTAGTACCCAAGCTGAACTCTTGCGCAGGAATGGCTTTACTAAAGAAGCGCTCGTTGTTTATGAAGAAACCATCAGCCTGTTCCCCGAAGATGTCGTCGCAAAAAGTGGCCGTGCCGAAGTGCTGAAAGAAATGAATGAACTCGATAAGGCCCTCGCTGCCTATGATGAGACCATCAGCCAGTTCCCCAACGATGTCGTGGCAAAAAATGGCCGTGCTGAAGTGCTGAAAGAAATGAATGAACTCGATGAAGCTCTTGCAGCATTTGATGAGACCATCAACCTGTTCCCCAACGATGTCTTTGCAAAAAATGGCCGCGCTGAAGTGCTTAAAGAAATGAATAAACTCGATGAAGCTCTCGCTGCCTATGATGAGACCATCAACCAGTTTCCCAATGAGGTCGTGCCAAAAAATGGCCGGGCTGAAGTGCTGAAAGAAATGAATGAACTCGATAAGGCGCTCGTGGTTTATGAAGAAACCATCAGCCAGT
Above is a window of candidate division KSB1 bacterium DNA encoding:
- a CDS encoding tetratricopeptide repeat protein; this encodes MDRRMIEQVYISGKIGRAIYLENERYFSLGVADEDQARECRSGDLSFLIDSSGEYKVMSGKNISIDSIKDALVVDTTNQRALSLCISGMDPVLSDNTRLLSIEAAEELIQEKPVYKFVKNRFLARILPESAEVESAISLADSAHTDLISELYENMLASQESIRVLQNVWQNFAPQYFDELDEKSAAESVFIENGLFADMVDAAVKENKSEMKLLTVTYGSNRELSNSLPSSKRSVIIINNFVNDFLAKLNFAGKKAAIKESVKTPDKPVVVDPIKQLIQDFGIQSRQQVQKSRRMGSEAVKEKVDQQIMQIERLIQQNNIQRTDSYLFDLVKFQLEHGKKEFLAMTLCNLAKTAMDLNDLATAERLITYAGLLGVEDPVIPSTQAELLRRNGFTKEALVVYEETISLFPEDVVAKSGRAEVLKEMNELDKALAAYDETISQFPNDVVAKNGRAEVLKEMNELDEALAAFDETINLFPNDVFAKNGRAEVLKEMNKLDEALAAYDETINQFPNEVVPKNGRAEVLKEMNELDKALVVYEETISQ